In Motacilla alba alba isolate MOTALB_02 chromosome 21, Motacilla_alba_V1.0_pri, whole genome shotgun sequence, the following are encoded in one genomic region:
- the LOC119710691 gene encoding Golgi integral membrane protein 4-like isoform X3, with translation MGTGMCSRRQKGLLQTAFCLLTLACLASGVLLYNHLQQKVRSAEALAQKYKQQQEALSAQLQVVYEHRSRLERSLQKERGEHKKTKEDFLVYKLEAQEALNKEKQDSMNRYGALSSQHKILKNQHDDVKKQLLDLQLQHNGLKLEHRKSLESHSQKVAQLQQERDSEVTNLQDTVLKLREESKLLRKAHQEVHSQLLSAQAQLEEFRQLKEALQKMPGWRGGGGGGGGGGGGGQGQQPLVPASSQLQPGRQKAPQSLQDSRSLSAFPGPQPPPAPGPWSRAGAGAGLEPPRDPWSPPGAGQGASRLPGGHSLPSPDVRMMMHIQVRRHEESPAPGLGLAEPGQTSPAENPPVPGSQRPAGSRQLPGHSWQRGALRSDARPGQQSPRAHPGAGQRGSPPAPSARRAARGDREDEEELQMDAGVIDREQHSQKEPVAQEPVMPEDAADPAQDPNNQGEDEFEEAELERPDFEEKVGGLEKFKEPGVKEESKEKPPKDAGRAAKPREDPLEDYQEDQEQEIVRHQGGSWRGGG, from the exons ATGGGCACCGGGATGTGCTCCAGGAGGCAGAAGGGGCTGCTGCAGACCGCCTTCTGCCTGCTCACCCTGGCCTGCCTGGCCTCCGGAGTGCTCCTCTACAACCACTTGCAGCAGAAGGTGCGGAGCGCCGAGGCGCTGGCGCAGAAatacaaacagcagcaggaagcgCTGTCAGCCCAGCTCCAAG TGGTGTACGAGCACCGCTCCCGCCTGGAGCGCTCCCTGCAGAAGGAGAGAGGGGAGCACAAGAAGACCAAGGAAG aTTTTTTAGTGTACAAGTTAGAAGCTCAGGAAGCCCTCAACAAGGAGAAG CAAGACTCCATGAACAGATATGGggccctcagctcccagcacaagATCCTGAAG AACCAGCACGACGACGTCAAGAAGCAGCTCCTggacctgcagctgcagcacaacgGCCTcaagctggagcacaggaagaGCCTGGAGAGCCACAGCCAGAAAgtggcccagctgcagcaggagagggacagTGAGGTCACCAACCTGCAGG ACACAGTGCTTAAACTGAGAGAAGAGAGCAAACTCCTCAGGAAGGCCCACCAGGAGGTtcactcccagctcctcagtgcCCAG GCCCAGCTGGAGGAGTTCCGGCAGCTCAAGGAGGCTCTCCAGAAGATGCcgggctggagaggaggaggaggaggaggaggaggaggaggaggaggagggcaggggcagcagcccctggtgccagccagcagccagctgcagccagggaggcagAAG GCTCCGCAGTCCCTCCAGGATTCCCGGTCCCTCTCGGCGTTTCCGGGGCCGCagccgcccccagccccgggtCCCTGGAGCCGcgctggggccggggccgggctggagCCCCCCCGGGATCCCTGGAGCCcccccggggcagggcagggagccagCCGGCTGCCAGGGGGacacagcctgcccagcccc GATGTGAGGATGATGATGCACATCCAGGTGAGGAGGCACGAggaaagcccagctcctgggctgggcctgGCTGAGCCTGGACAAACCTCTCCAGCAGAAAATCCCCCAGTGCCGGGCAGCCAGCGCCCAGCGGGGAGCAGAcagctgccaggacacag CTGGCAGCGGGGCGCGCTCCGCAGCGATGCCCGCCCGGGGCAGCAGTCACCCCGTGCCCAccccggggccgggcagaggggcagccccCCGGCCCCCAGCGCCCGGAGAGCAGCACGGGGGGACAgggaggacgaggaggagctgcagatgg atGCAGGAGTCATCGACAGGGAGCAGCACTCCCAGAAGGAGCCCGTGGCCCAGGAGCCCGTG ATGCCAGAAGATGCTGCAGATCCTGCCCAGGACCCCAATAACCAGGGGGAGGACGAGTttgaggaggctgagctggagagACCCGACTTTGAGGAGAAGGTGGGAGGCCTGGAGAAGTTCAAGGAGCCCGGTGTTAAAGAAGAGTCAAAGGAGAAGCCACCAAAG gatgctggcagagctgccaagcCCAGGGAAGACCCACTGGAGGATTACCAAGAAGATCAGGAGCAAGAAATTGTACGACACCAAg gagGATCGTGGAGGGGAGGTGGATGA
- the FNDC10 gene encoding fibronectin type III domain-containing protein 10, with the protein MPGTPSLLPPLLALLCLGVADPKPDPDEPWCPYKVGGDGAAGARLCFRPPARGFQCAARGCRAHRSAGGALVANVLRNGSVLLQWGLRHWGPPPPRPSAALRGFALNCSWDGTYTRFPCDSVELGAACRDYLLAEAHGSVRYRLCLQPRYAPPRPAPPAQCVEFRVEPAAMRDIVVAMTAVGGSICVMLVFICLLVAYITENLMSPALARGGHAAAAARRA; encoded by the coding sequence aTGCCCGGCACgcccagcctgctgcctcctctgctcgCCCTGCTGTGCCTCGGGGTCGCCGACCCCAAGCCCGACCCCGACGAGCCGTGGTGCCCCTACAAGGTGGGCGGCGAtggcgcggcgggagcgcggctcTGCTTCCGCCCGCCGGCCCGCGGCTTCCAGTGCGCGGCTCGGGGGTGCCGCGCCCACCGCTCCGCGGGCGGCGCGCTGGTGGCCAACGTGCTGCGGAACGGCAGcgtgctgctgcagtgggggcTGCGGCACtgggggccgccgccgccgcgcccctcCGCCGCCCTGCGCGGCTTCGCGCTCAACTGCTCCTGGGACGGCACCTACACGCGCTTCCCCTGCGACAGCGTGGAGCTGGGGGCCGCGTGTCGCGACTACCTGCTGGCCGAGGCGCACGGCAGCGTGCGCTACCGCCTGTGCTTGCAGCCGCGCTacgccccgccgcgccccgcgccgcccgcgcaGTGCGTGGAGTTCCGCGTGGAGCCCGCGGCCATGCGCGACATCGTCGTGGCCATGACGGCCGTGGGGGGATCCATCTGCGTGATGCTCGTCTTCATCTGCCTGCTCGTGGCCTACATCACCGAGAACCTCATGAGCCCCGCGCTCGCCCGCGGAGGACACGCGGCGGCCGCTGCGCGCCGCGCGTAG
- the LOC119710691 gene encoding Golgi integral membrane protein 4-like isoform X2, producing the protein MGTGMCSRRQKGLLQTAFCLLTLACLASGVLLYNHLQQKVRSAEALAQKYKQQQEALSAQLQVVYEHRSRLERSLQKERGEHKKTKEDFLVYKLEAQEALNKEKQDSMNRYGALSSQHKILKNQHDDVKKQLLDLQLQHNGLKLEHRKSLESHSQKVAQLQQERDSEVTNLQDTVLKLREESKLLRKAHQEVHSQLLSAQAQLEEFRQLKEALQKMPGWRGGGGGGGGGGGGGQGQQPLVPASSQLQPGRQKAPQSLQDSRSLSAFPGPQPPPAPGPWSRAGAGAGLEPPRDPWSPPGAGQGASRLPGGHSLPSPDVRMMMHIQVRRHEESPAPGLGLAEPGQTSPAENPPVPGSQRPAGSRQLPGHSWQRGALRSDARPGQQSPRAHPGAGQRGSPPAPSARRAARGDREDEEELQMGVIDREQHSQKEPVAQEPVMPEDAADPAQDPNNQGEDEFEEAELERPDFEEKVGGLEKFKEPGVKEESKEKPPKDAGRAAKPREDPLEDYQEDQEQEIEDRGGEVDDNDDLELAQEQKDQVGRQGAAGKKDDYF; encoded by the exons ATGGGCACCGGGATGTGCTCCAGGAGGCAGAAGGGGCTGCTGCAGACCGCCTTCTGCCTGCTCACCCTGGCCTGCCTGGCCTCCGGAGTGCTCCTCTACAACCACTTGCAGCAGAAGGTGCGGAGCGCCGAGGCGCTGGCGCAGAAatacaaacagcagcaggaagcgCTGTCAGCCCAGCTCCAAG TGGTGTACGAGCACCGCTCCCGCCTGGAGCGCTCCCTGCAGAAGGAGAGAGGGGAGCACAAGAAGACCAAGGAAG aTTTTTTAGTGTACAAGTTAGAAGCTCAGGAAGCCCTCAACAAGGAGAAG CAAGACTCCATGAACAGATATGGggccctcagctcccagcacaagATCCTGAAG AACCAGCACGACGACGTCAAGAAGCAGCTCCTggacctgcagctgcagcacaacgGCCTcaagctggagcacaggaagaGCCTGGAGAGCCACAGCCAGAAAgtggcccagctgcagcaggagagggacagTGAGGTCACCAACCTGCAGG ACACAGTGCTTAAACTGAGAGAAGAGAGCAAACTCCTCAGGAAGGCCCACCAGGAGGTtcactcccagctcctcagtgcCCAG GCCCAGCTGGAGGAGTTCCGGCAGCTCAAGGAGGCTCTCCAGAAGATGCcgggctggagaggaggaggaggaggaggaggaggaggaggaggaggagggcaggggcagcagcccctggtgccagccagcagccagctgcagccagggaggcagAAG GCTCCGCAGTCCCTCCAGGATTCCCGGTCCCTCTCGGCGTTTCCGGGGCCGCagccgcccccagccccgggtCCCTGGAGCCGcgctggggccggggccgggctggagCCCCCCCGGGATCCCTGGAGCCcccccggggcagggcagggagccagCCGGCTGCCAGGGGGacacagcctgcccagcccc GATGTGAGGATGATGATGCACATCCAGGTGAGGAGGCACGAggaaagcccagctcctgggctgggcctgGCTGAGCCTGGACAAACCTCTCCAGCAGAAAATCCCCCAGTGCCGGGCAGCCAGCGCCCAGCGGGGAGCAGAcagctgccaggacacag CTGGCAGCGGGGCGCGCTCCGCAGCGATGCCCGCCCGGGGCAGCAGTCACCCCGTGCCCAccccggggccgggcagaggggcagccccCCGGCCCCCAGCGCCCGGAGAGCAGCACGGGGGGACAgggaggacgaggaggagctgcagatgg GAGTCATCGACAGGGAGCAGCACTCCCAGAAGGAGCCCGTGGCCCAGGAGCCCGTG ATGCCAGAAGATGCTGCAGATCCTGCCCAGGACCCCAATAACCAGGGGGAGGACGAGTttgaggaggctgagctggagagACCCGACTTTGAGGAGAAGGTGGGAGGCCTGGAGAAGTTCAAGGAGCCCGGTGTTAAAGAAGAGTCAAAGGAGAAGCCACCAAAG gatgctggcagagctgccaagcCCAGGGAAGACCCACTGGAGGATTACCAAGAAGATCAGGAGCAAGAAATT gagGATCGTGGAGGGGAGGTGGATGACAACGATGACCTGGAGCTCGCCCAAGAGCAGAAGGACCAGGTgggaaggcagggagctgctggcaagaAGGATGACTActtctga
- the LOC119710691 gene encoding Golgi integral membrane protein 4-like isoform X1 yields the protein MGTGMCSRRQKGLLQTAFCLLTLACLASGVLLYNHLQQKVRSAEALAQKYKQQQEALSAQLQVVYEHRSRLERSLQKERGEHKKTKEDFLVYKLEAQEALNKEKQDSMNRYGALSSQHKILKNQHDDVKKQLLDLQLQHNGLKLEHRKSLESHSQKVAQLQQERDSEVTNLQDTVLKLREESKLLRKAHQEVHSQLLSAQAQLEEFRQLKEALQKMPGWRGGGGGGGGGGGGGQGQQPLVPASSQLQPGRQKAPQSLQDSRSLSAFPGPQPPPAPGPWSRAGAGAGLEPPRDPWSPPGAGQGASRLPGGHSLPSPDVRMMMHIQVRRHEESPAPGLGLAEPGQTSPAENPPVPGSQRPAGSRQLPGHSWQRGALRSDARPGQQSPRAHPGAGQRGSPPAPSARRAARGDREDEEELQMDAGVIDREQHSQKEPVAQEPVMPEDAADPAQDPNNQGEDEFEEAELERPDFEEKVGGLEKFKEPGVKEESKEKPPKDAGRAAKPREDPLEDYQEDQEQEIEDRGGEVDDNDDLELAQEQKDQVGRQGAAGKKDDYF from the exons ATGGGCACCGGGATGTGCTCCAGGAGGCAGAAGGGGCTGCTGCAGACCGCCTTCTGCCTGCTCACCCTGGCCTGCCTGGCCTCCGGAGTGCTCCTCTACAACCACTTGCAGCAGAAGGTGCGGAGCGCCGAGGCGCTGGCGCAGAAatacaaacagcagcaggaagcgCTGTCAGCCCAGCTCCAAG TGGTGTACGAGCACCGCTCCCGCCTGGAGCGCTCCCTGCAGAAGGAGAGAGGGGAGCACAAGAAGACCAAGGAAG aTTTTTTAGTGTACAAGTTAGAAGCTCAGGAAGCCCTCAACAAGGAGAAG CAAGACTCCATGAACAGATATGGggccctcagctcccagcacaagATCCTGAAG AACCAGCACGACGACGTCAAGAAGCAGCTCCTggacctgcagctgcagcacaacgGCCTcaagctggagcacaggaagaGCCTGGAGAGCCACAGCCAGAAAgtggcccagctgcagcaggagagggacagTGAGGTCACCAACCTGCAGG ACACAGTGCTTAAACTGAGAGAAGAGAGCAAACTCCTCAGGAAGGCCCACCAGGAGGTtcactcccagctcctcagtgcCCAG GCCCAGCTGGAGGAGTTCCGGCAGCTCAAGGAGGCTCTCCAGAAGATGCcgggctggagaggaggaggaggaggaggaggaggaggaggaggaggagggcaggggcagcagcccctggtgccagccagcagccagctgcagccagggaggcagAAG GCTCCGCAGTCCCTCCAGGATTCCCGGTCCCTCTCGGCGTTTCCGGGGCCGCagccgcccccagccccgggtCCCTGGAGCCGcgctggggccggggccgggctggagCCCCCCCGGGATCCCTGGAGCCcccccggggcagggcagggagccagCCGGCTGCCAGGGGGacacagcctgcccagcccc GATGTGAGGATGATGATGCACATCCAGGTGAGGAGGCACGAggaaagcccagctcctgggctgggcctgGCTGAGCCTGGACAAACCTCTCCAGCAGAAAATCCCCCAGTGCCGGGCAGCCAGCGCCCAGCGGGGAGCAGAcagctgccaggacacag CTGGCAGCGGGGCGCGCTCCGCAGCGATGCCCGCCCGGGGCAGCAGTCACCCCGTGCCCAccccggggccgggcagaggggcagccccCCGGCCCCCAGCGCCCGGAGAGCAGCACGGGGGGACAgggaggacgaggaggagctgcagatgg atGCAGGAGTCATCGACAGGGAGCAGCACTCCCAGAAGGAGCCCGTGGCCCAGGAGCCCGTG ATGCCAGAAGATGCTGCAGATCCTGCCCAGGACCCCAATAACCAGGGGGAGGACGAGTttgaggaggctgagctggagagACCCGACTTTGAGGAGAAGGTGGGAGGCCTGGAGAAGTTCAAGGAGCCCGGTGTTAAAGAAGAGTCAAAGGAGAAGCCACCAAAG gatgctggcagagctgccaagcCCAGGGAAGACCCACTGGAGGATTACCAAGAAGATCAGGAGCAAGAAATT gagGATCGTGGAGGGGAGGTGGATGACAACGATGACCTGGAGCTCGCCCAAGAGCAGAAGGACCAGGTgggaaggcagggagctgctggcaagaAGGATGACTActtctga